GGCAGCGCAATCGGGAACAACGCCCGGCACTCCGGGGCCGAATCTTAGTTTCGGCGGATGGGAGATTCAACAAAGCGAGGTCCAGGCGGTTGACCTTTTCATCGGTTACGCTGAGACCGCAAGCGACGCGCGAAACGCCCTTGCCAAAAGAGCCTGCGACGCCGTCGAAGTATGCGAATACACGCGGACGCACGAGGGATATCATCTCTACGCGAAGAAGGCCGAACACTGCGACCATTCCGCTGAACGACGCGCGCTCGATTGGGAAGAAGAGTACGGAAGAAAGCTCAAAGAACTCTTCAATGATCTTCAAGCCATCTCCACCATTGGCAATGCAAAGCAGAGGGTTGAGAGGTTGAGCCAGTGGCTCACGAGCCACGCGCTCCACAGCTTCAGCTTCATCCGAGAATGGCTGTGCGAACTTCAAAGACTGAACGAACCGACGGCCGGCTGGTTCGAGAAGATGATCTTCTGGTTGGTGCAGGACTGGCGCAGCCATTACCTCGGGTGTGAATGTTACGGCTGCGGCCCCGACACGGGCGTGCATCTGGCGAGGGTATGGCTTTGGCGGCGAAAGGACGAGCGCGGCAGGGCTTACTGCAAGGTAATATATATCAATCCCTATCCGCCGTTCCGCCGCCCGCTTCAGAGGGAATGCTGGCCCGGCAGGCCCGGTTATTTAAACGTCGCGCGCTTCATCTGGCAGCCTACCGACTACGTCGTAGGAGAGTTGAGCAGTCTTGGCTTTGGCAGTATTTCGACGGCGCCGTTTACATATGGAAACCTCGAAGGGTTGCGCACGAAGTTTGCCGATGATCATCTGTTCGTGCCGCGCGGGGATGGCACGAGAGCCCAAAGATTGATCATCTATTCATACCAGGACATCTGCCAGCAGAGCCGCGTGGTGCGTTTCGGGGTCGAAACGGCGCCCATCAGAACAGATGTAAACGTGAACGCTGCATTGACCAAAGAAGATGTGAAGCCGGTGAATCAAACAACCACAGGCACAGCCGCAAGCTCAGGCTCTACACCAACCACAGCCAACGCGGAGGATGCAAAGCCGGCTACCGGGCCGGGCTTAGAGCCGCCCGCTTCACCGACTACGCCCCTTGCTGATCCGACAGCGGGACCGCCGGTAAACTCAAACGGTCCGGCCTTAATTGCAAATAACAGCCCGGCCGCTGAGATAGTCATAGCGCCGGATGTCCCAATCACGCCAGCCGTTGCAAATCCGGTTGGCAGGACGGCAATTGACCCGGACACCCTTCCGCCAACCCACCCCCTGCTTGAGATTCAGCAAGTGAAGGGTATCGGGCCCGTTTACGCGATGCGCCTCGAAGAGGCTGGCATTATGAACCTGCGAGACCTGTCCAAGAGCAATCCGGCCACAGTGAAGCAGGCGCTGGCCGGCGGCCCGCCGAATCGCCCGGCCGAAGATATTGTCCAGGAAGCCGCAGAGCGGATCAGAAAGTTGAAGGAAGGAACTTAACCTCCGGTAATCGTGATGGAAAGCAAGCGCGTCTATTATGTTGAAAGACAGCGGCTCACCGCCGCGGATCTTCAGTCCGAGCAGGAATACCTGAACGGGTTGGACCTGCGCCACAACCTCAACCAACACATGCCGGGCATCATTCGCGGTCTCCAAATCCGACTCGCCTCTGGCCAGTTCCAGGTTGAGCCCGGCATCGCGATTGATTCGTTCGGCCACGAGCTTTTGCTTCAACAGGCAGAGCCCCTATCGCTTAATGAAGGCGCCGAGTGCGTTGATACCTGGCTCATCTACTGCCGCGAGCAGTCGCGGCTGCGTAAGCCCGGCCGCGCCCCATGCTCAGAGAATACTTTCGAGCGGTGGCGCGAGGCCCCACGCGTACTCGTTACACCTGCTCACAAAGACAATGATCCAGAGTTGCCGGCAGAGGGTGCGGTTTTCCTGGGCAGGATCAACTGCGGGGACCGACGAGACATCGCCTATACGGGGTTGCGCGGCATAGGAGTCGCTGACCCCGGCGTGCGCGCGCTGATGCAGGTCGGCCCGCGTACGGATCGCGACCCTTATGGCTTTGTGTTGAGAGTTGCCGATGAGTCAGGCAACCTCGCTAAAAGAATCGCGATGGACCGGCGCGGCAATAATTACTTGTTCGGCATGGTGCAGTTACTCGATTGCCAACGGACGCTCGTTGTGCCATTGCTTCAGAATACGCTGCGCATGATGGTCAAGGCCAGTAAGCCTGGAGAATCTGGAAAGCAGATTCAGGTAATGATAAGGGAGACACAACAAGGGAATGAGATTAATCTGACATTGATTGACGAAAGCGGTACTCCGCAGCCCGAAGTGCTAACTGTCACGGCCGGCAGACCGCCCAAAGACATAGTAGAGGAGTTAAACAAGAAATCGGCACTGGCGACGTTCATCCTTGTCAACAAAGATACTGAACCCGGTGATGAGAATGTCCAGTTGCTGAGTGTGCAAGACGATGTCCACGCCATTCTGACCAGCGCCAGGGCAATGTTAGAGCTCGCCGACTGGTCGAAAGAGGCTCCGGCAGAAATCATACGGCGCGGGTGCTATGATCCATTGCCCAACGAGAGCTTAACTGATGGGGACGAGCCGAATGGTCTATCTTTTCGTCCTGTATCGAAGCCACCCAAAGGCACACCGCGGCCGAGAATCTACAGCGTAACAGTGCAATCCGGCGACCGCACTATAGAACGGCTGCGCCTTGATCTTGGCGAAAAGAAGGAAAACGATACCACCGTGCGGCTGTCGATAGGCGCGCCACCTCAGGACGATACGCCCTCCGGCATGTGGCTGTCGGTCAGCGGCAATTGCCTGGTTTCTCTCAACCCCAAGAAGGACCCAAAGGACGAGGACGAAGAAACCCTTCCCGCTAGAATCGAGGTAACTGGCTCGATTGAGCAGTCGCCTATAAAGCCCGACCCCACGAATCCACTCTTTCGAGATCTGCTCGTCGCCGCATGGTTAGCCGGATTGCGTAGCTCGATTCAGGCTTCGACGACTATTAACGTTACCTTCGAGCAAGTCCCCCAGTTGATCGAAACCAAAAAGCCATGGGGCTACACCGTGCGCCTGACCAACAACGAGAAAAAAGAGATCACCGCTGACAAGCTGCTTGAGACCATACCCGTTTCTAAGAAAGCGCCGATACGAAGCCTGGGGACGCAAGTCTCAATCCCTCCCAGCAGCAGCACCACCATCTCTGTGAGTCACGAGAAGGATGAAATCCCGGCGGGATTTATGGACATCGAAATCATGGCCAGCGGAAAGATCGGAAACTTCCCCTGGTGGAAATCCAACGAGAAGAAACATATCCCCGTCCTGGAAACGCCGGTGATCGATACCTCGGATGTCCCCGATTCGGTGCCGCCTTCGGCAACCTGGAGCCATGAATTCACTATCAGGAACACTGCTACGCTGCCCCTGACATTGAAGGAAGTGATCGTTACCGAAGATGCGACCGTCCGCAATCTGTTGCCTATGCCGACCGAGATATTACCTGGGGGTGAGAGAGTTGTCGGGCCGGTCCCGCATCCAATCGAGGTAACGTCAGACCTGAGAATCGCCTTATCCATGAAATACCAGTGGCAGAACGGCCCGGAAGATACGCTCTCGCTGGATGAGCCGAAAATAGTAAAAGTAGAACAACAACTCCAGTTTGTTGAGTTCGAGACCCCGGGCGAAATCGAAGTAGAAAGGGACTGGGCGTATGGGTTAAAGCTGAAGAACAAGAGTGCGATGCCGTTGACCGAAATCTCGCTCAAGCACAGGCTCATAAGCGAAAACCTTCCCGTAATGCCGTTTGTAGCCATACCCGATGTGCCGACAACTCTGGACCCGAACGAGTCCACGCTTTCGTTACATATTGCCGGCGTCAAAGCTCCGGTTTCGACCCAGGACACGACAGTCCGGGTGGAGATCGAGGCGCAATACGAACGGGGCGGAAGGGCCTGGCTTTTGAAGCCGGTTTTCTCAGATGAGATCGAAGTCACCGATGGAAGTTAACCCGAGTCGGAAGGAGGTCCGAAATTTATGACGACCGTGATTGTCCCGCGAGTGCATTTTTTTGACAAACAGTTTTTGCGGGTGGACGAATTCAGAGATGAGCAGTTATACCAGCTTGCTGCCAGGCGTCGTCATAACGTAGCCCATCATTCCTGGGGCATCGTTCTGGGCCTGGAGATCGCGCAGGAAGATGGGGCGGTGATCGTTCGCCCCGGCATGGCTATTGATGGCTACGGGCGCGAGCTGGTGCTGCCCGACAAGGAGTACCTTGCGGAGGGAGCTTTTGATGATCTAGGCGCAGACCGGCTCGATGTCTGGCTCGTCTATTCCCGCCGCGATGGGGAGGCTGCGCCCGAAGGATATGGTGGCTGCGGACCTGCGGGTGCGCGCGACGCTTATCGATCAGATGAGGTTCCACGGGTCATTGTCGAGAGGCCCGTTTCAAATACTGTTGATGCGCGGCGTCCGCCGGGCGTGCAGGAGAGTGTGCTGAGCTCGAAAGTGCCCCTGATCTCTGACGATGATAATGACAGGTGGAGGGTCTATCTCGGCCGTATCATTCGCCTTCCCGACGGCACGATTATGATCGATTCCGCGCAGCGGTCTTATGTCGGACTGGTAGGCGAGGTGATAGATCATCCGGCCAATGGTGCGCGCCTGGAGATCGGCAAACAATCGAGCAACAACGACAAGCGCAATATAGGTGAGGTTACATACGAATATGAGAAAGGCGAAGACGCTCAGCGGAAACAGTCGCGGCGCTTCGCTATATTCGTCCCTGAAGCTGACGTGTCGGGGTCGGCTGAACAGCAAGTGAAAATATCGCCTCGCTTCGACATTCTCCAAAGCGGAGTAATGCGTATCCGCGGCAGAACTATAATCAACGGCAACCTACAGATCACCGATGGGGCCGTTCAGTTTAACGAGCCGGCCAGCTTTAGCCCGGAGAACGCCCCGCAGAAGCCTTCAATTTACCGGATAACATCCACAGCCGGCGGGGGCGACCAGTTACGAATAGACCTCGGCTCAGAAAACACTATCGACCGTGAGTTCGTCATCGGGTTTTCTAATGAGGAAGGTGAGTTTGTCACTTGCCTCAAGCTAGAGCTGAAGGACAATGATCCAAATAAACTGACGCCACTCGTCACGATTAACGGAGACCTCATGTTGAATGGCGAGGTGGTAGGAGGCAATTTAGTTCCGCGCGCCTTGAGTCAGGAAGCCTTCAACGCCATCCTGGCAAGCTTCCAGGCGGGGGTCGCCGCCAGCAATAACGTATAGCAGGGAGGGGCTAGCGGTATATGGAACCGCGCATTGGACATTGGCACTGCCGCTACAGGCTAATAGGCGCGCGCCAGGAGGCTGCGCTTGCGGTCGAACGCCTTGAGCGAACGGTGCGGCCGCGCGTGTCCGCGGCTTATGCCGACGCCCTCGCCCACGCCTTCGAAAACGATCCGGCGGTCTATTGTCTGCGCCGCCTCAACGTGCGGCTTGTGCTCGACGGCGCAATGGCCGAAACCGAGGCGAACCTCGCACGTAGATGGGCCGACCGCTTAGGGTCTGCCGTGGTAACGAGCATTGCGCGTGACGGCGACCATAGCGACAACCTCGTTCGGTTCATGGATGAGCCTGATTATGTGGCGCACTTCCTCCTCGACCTGTTGAATGATATGGCATGGCAGCGCTGGTATTACGGCGCGTTTTCAAAGCTCCGTGGTCGTCCGAAAAAAGAGGCAGTGCTGTTCTTATTGATGGAGCACCGAGAGCATCTTTCGGCAATCCTCCGGCGATTGGCGATCCTCGGCTGCCTCAGCCGAGTCCTCGCGCTGATTGACGAACCTGCCGCGCGCGCTCTTTGGTCCGAAGCTGGGGAGACTCGCGCCGAGCTCCACAACGCAGATGGGCATCGCATTTTCGTTCGCAGCGCGATTCACATACTCCGCCTGCTCGGCGTTTGGCCCACCTCAGCGCCTTCTGAGTCAGCCGTTCTTGAAGAGTACCTGAAGAACCGTCCATTGATGCCGGACTGGACGGACCGTCGCTCGCTTGCGGCAGCAGTGCTTAACGTAATACGCCACGCAACTGACCGCGCA
The DNA window shown above is from Blastocatellia bacterium and carries:
- a CDS encoding helix-hairpin-helix domain-containing protein, with the translated sequence MSTMTMAPQTGGHRCNCGCSDCMGECCELEYLVQPRFFCGQLLTDQDLNALLEWVKGKTALARYRDGWGVACGLDVHCSAGPGKEGFVSVTPGYAIDCCGNDIIVREEAEIDLSKYCLVDEGPCRDRAPMSAQRSAAQSGTTPGTPGPNLSFGGWEIQQSEVQAVDLFIGYAETASDARNALAKRACDAVEVCEYTRTHEGYHLYAKKAEHCDHSAERRALDWEEEYGRKLKELFNDLQAISTIGNAKQRVERLSQWLTSHALHSFSFIREWLCELQRLNEPTAGWFEKMIFWLVQDWRSHYLGCECYGCGPDTGVHLARVWLWRRKDERGRAYCKVIYINPYPPFRRPLQRECWPGRPGYLNVARFIWQPTDYVVGELSSLGFGSISTAPFTYGNLEGLRTKFADDHLFVPRGDGTRAQRLIIYSYQDICQQSRVVRFGVETAPIRTDVNVNAALTKEDVKPVNQTTTGTAASSGSTPTTANAEDAKPATGPGLEPPASPTTPLADPTAGPPVNSNGPALIANNSPAAEIVIAPDVPITPAVANPVGRTAIDPDTLPPTHPLLEIQQVKGIGPVYAMRLEEAGIMNLRDLSKSNPATVKQALAGGPPNRPAEDIVQEAAERIRKLKEGT